Proteins from one Leptonema illini DSM 21528 genomic window:
- a CDS encoding methyl-accepting chemotaxis protein — protein MLNKIWKFFLGLKVPLSVKVIIMIAFLEAGAVITLAFFIILYNYQILRGDADSRAKEIAVALRRPVIEAIIHNDYIKLQKTIELLGKEESIRYAIIQDKHGRALVHSHPHYVGLIFNDANSLKAFYSEGPIIQDYYAFDRIYTRDFAIPLDTAMGRLGFIRIGMNFDTQVRKPLIFTGVVTLVMVFVFIGIGVLIAIPATRMLLDPVHSVQRATEAIAVGDLTVSVDTISRDEIGAMAQAFNRMVESQRSMVSSIRHISGDVSHASEELAASSEQVSSSAVEVNDTIQKVADDSVMGMQHTAEINRMIESFTDLLNQARDQAGKTMKVAGDSYSAADQGRQDVIVMNETMFQIKTGSEENLQAILQLDEFTRQIEGITDAISGIAGQINLLALNAAIEAARAGDVGRGFAVVADEIGKLADQSTRQAKDVATMVNRIIEITRSSVGVTKKQSELILQGAEAASAVNESLGRIVEASRSISSQAQTILEIAEKEVRESDAVRSRINALNSLISDTANRAVEVRQATRETTGAMEEVARGSQTLSALAVNLKEMVEQFKLGKDD, from the coding sequence ATGTTGAATAAGATATGGAAGTTTTTTCTCGGGTTGAAGGTTCCTCTCAGCGTGAAGGTGATTATTATGATCGCCTTCCTCGAAGCGGGGGCCGTCATCACGCTCGCCTTCTTTATTATTCTGTATAACTATCAGATTTTGCGCGGCGACGCCGACAGCCGGGCAAAAGAGATCGCCGTCGCTCTGCGCCGCCCCGTTATCGAGGCCATCATCCATAACGACTACATCAAGCTACAGAAGACGATCGAGCTGCTCGGCAAAGAAGAATCGATCCGCTATGCGATCATTCAGGACAAGCACGGACGGGCTCTCGTTCACAGCCATCCGCACTATGTGGGGCTCATTTTTAACGATGCGAATTCTCTGAAAGCATTCTATTCAGAGGGGCCGATCATTCAGGACTATTATGCCTTTGATCGCATTTATACGCGCGACTTCGCCATCCCGCTTGATACGGCGATGGGACGTCTCGGCTTTATACGTATCGGTATGAATTTCGATACGCAGGTGCGCAAGCCGCTTATATTTACCGGCGTCGTCACGCTTGTTATGGTTTTCGTATTTATCGGCATCGGAGTCTTGATCGCCATACCGGCGACGCGCATGCTGCTTGATCCCGTTCATTCTGTGCAGAGAGCGACCGAAGCGATCGCCGTCGGTGATTTAACCGTCAGCGTCGATACGATCAGTCGCGACGAGATCGGCGCGATGGCTCAGGCATTTAATCGAATGGTAGAAAGCCAGCGCTCGATGGTTTCATCCATTCGGCATATTTCGGGCGACGTTTCGCATGCATCCGAAGAGCTTGCCGCCTCGTCCGAGCAGGTGTCGTCCTCAGCGGTTGAAGTTAACGATACCATTCAGAAAGTCGCCGACGATTCGGTGATGGGCATGCAGCATACGGCAGAGATCAATCGCATGATCGAATCGTTTACCGATCTCTTGAATCAGGCTCGCGATCAGGCGGGCAAAACGATGAAGGTGGCCGGCGATTCTTATTCGGCGGCCGATCAGGGCCGCCAGGACGTCATCGTCATGAATGAAACGATGTTTCAGATCAAGACGGGATCAGAGGAGAATCTTCAGGCCATTCTGCAGCTCGACGAATTCACACGTCAGATCGAAGGCATCACCGACGCCATCAGCGGCATCGCCGGTCAGATCAACCTGCTTGCGCTGAACGCCGCCATCGAAGCGGCCCGAGCCGGCGACGTCGGTCGGGGCTTTGCGGTCGTCGCCGATGAGATCGGCAAGCTCGCCGATCAGTCGACGCGCCAGGCCAAAGACGTGGCTACGATGGTAAACCGCATCATTGAGATCACGCGCAGCTCCGTCGGCGTAACGAAGAAGCAATCCGAATTGATTCTGCAAGGCGCAGAGGCCGCCTCGGCGGTAAATGAATCGCTCGGCCGCATTGTCGAGGCCTCCCGTTCGATTTCCTCGCAGGCGCAGACAATCCTTGAAATCGCCGAAAAAGAGGTGCGTGAATCCGATGCCGTCCGATCCCGGATTAACGCTCTCAATTCGCTGATCAGCGACACGGCCAACCGTGCCGTCGAGGTCCGCCAGGCCACCCGGGAAACGACCGGAGCCATGGAAGAGGTGGCCCGGGGATCGCAAACCCTCAGCGCGCTGGCCGTCAACCTCAAGGAGATGGTGGAGCAGTTCAAGCTCGGAAAGGACGACTGA
- a CDS encoding ATP-binding protein, whose translation MIQTFYIETLDSPSRDSIHLFCLNLETRFEKEGMGDTIYNVVQELINNAVKANLKRSFFNANDYSFEDEHSYAAGLAAFKTSLRTISEEEWKKAVRDLGLRVTVEVDADEERILIYVENNAIMIPEEERRLRSHLARAMEVRNLVQFSEAYGDDTEGAGLGLALVIMLIKDMGFDPDYFRVFTRGDSTVARLEFPLKKDYVPIRKKWLDLKQGRPIADGEYD comes from the coding sequence ATGATTCAAACCTTCTACATAGAAACGCTCGATTCCCCCTCACGCGATAGCATTCATCTGTTCTGCCTGAACCTTGAAACGCGTTTCGAAAAAGAGGGTATGGGCGATACGATCTACAACGTCGTCCAGGAGCTGATTAATAACGCCGTAAAGGCGAATCTGAAGCGAAGCTTCTTTAATGCGAACGACTATTCGTTTGAAGACGAGCACAGCTACGCCGCCGGTCTTGCCGCCTTCAAAACGTCCCTTCGCACGATCTCCGAAGAAGAATGGAAGAAGGCCGTGCGAGATCTCGGGTTGCGTGTTACGGTCGAGGTGGACGCCGACGAAGAGCGTATTCTCATCTACGTTGAGAACAATGCCATCATGATTCCCGAGGAAGAGCGTCGCCTGCGCAGCCATCTGGCACGGGCTATGGAAGTCCGTAACCTGGTCCAGTTCTCTGAGGCCTACGGCGACGATACCGAAGGCGCCGGATTGGGCCTGGCCCTTGTGATCATGCTCATCAAAGATATGGGATTCGATCCCGATTACTTTCGTGTTTTCACAAGAGGCGATAGCACGGTCGCCCGGTTGGAATTTCCGCTGAAAAAGGATTATGTTCCCATTCGCAAGAAGTGGCTCGATTTGAAGCAAGGCCGTCCGATTGCAGACGGAGAATACGATTGA
- a CDS encoding class I SAM-dependent rRNA methyltransferase: protein MAALVLKKDRERSVLHRHPWIFSGGVHRVDAVPAGSIVTVQSHDGAVLGAGFYDPAHQIRCRLFHFGPLPASGFDEAYWTERLEKALLLRRALLPEKTTGFRLIHSESDGFPGLICDIYDRAAVLQIQHEGARNLLQIAASFLKARLTIHTLRVDDAWHVDGGEPVKLVEFVERGLRFKADLEGGQKTGFFLDQRENRRVVEERVAGRTVLNAFAYTGGFSAAALRGGAKSVLSVDLSDPALLLCEENVRLNAADAKHETLKADCFDYLREIEGGRFDAIILDPPAFAKTRSAVDRAARGYKDINLQAMKKIAPGGLLFTFSCSQHISTDLFRKILFAAATDAGRDVKIVDFLTQAPDHPISIYHPEGEYLKGCTLFVE, encoded by the coding sequence ATGGCAGCCCTTGTTTTAAAGAAGGATCGCGAGCGTTCCGTTCTGCACCGTCACCCCTGGATCTTCAGCGGAGGCGTCCATCGTGTCGATGCCGTGCCTGCCGGGTCCATCGTCACCGTGCAGTCGCATGACGGCGCCGTTCTCGGAGCGGGGTTCTACGATCCCGCCCATCAGATCCGCTGCCGGCTCTTTCACTTCGGTCCGCTGCCTGCATCGGGTTTTGATGAGGCCTACTGGACGGAGCGACTTGAAAAGGCGCTGCTGCTACGACGGGCGCTGCTTCCCGAGAAAACGACGGGCTTTCGACTGATTCATTCCGAGTCCGATGGCTTTCCGGGGCTGATCTGCGACATCTACGACAGAGCGGCCGTTCTGCAGATTCAGCATGAGGGGGCGCGCAACTTGCTGCAGATCGCCGCATCCTTTCTCAAAGCACGGCTGACCATTCATACTCTTCGCGTCGATGACGCCTGGCACGTTGACGGCGGCGAGCCCGTGAAGCTCGTCGAGTTCGTCGAGCGCGGGCTGCGCTTCAAGGCCGACCTTGAAGGCGGACAGAAAACCGGCTTTTTTCTCGATCAACGCGAGAATCGCAGGGTCGTTGAAGAGCGAGTCGCGGGCCGCACCGTCCTGAACGCCTTCGCCTACACCGGAGGCTTTTCGGCGGCAGCTCTTCGCGGAGGAGCGAAGTCCGTCCTTTCGGTCGATCTGTCAGACCCCGCTCTTCTACTCTGCGAAGAGAACGTCCGACTGAACGCTGCCGACGCGAAGCACGAAACTCTCAAGGCCGACTGCTTTGACTATCTGCGCGAAATCGAAGGCGGCCGCTTCGATGCCATCATTCTTGATCCGCCCGCCTTCGCAAAAACGCGATCGGCCGTCGACAGGGCGGCGCGCGGCTACAAAGACATCAACCTGCAGGCCATGAAAAAGATCGCACCGGGCGGACTGCTTTTCACCTTCTCCTGCTCTCAGCACATAAGCACCGACCTCTTTCGTAAGATCCTCTTCGCCGCCGCCACCGATGCCGGACGGGATGTGAAAATCGTTGACTTCCTCACTCAGGCTCCGGATCATCCGATCAGCATCTATCATCCCGAAGGCGAGTATTTGAAGGGATGCACCCTGTTCGTCGAATAA
- a CDS encoding SH3 domain-containing protein, whose product MKALSVFLFCLLLPGVMIAAPEPSNQCKVYVAVLDEDPAGLNVRKSPGGAIIGTLPEQSSFTVVEIRGKWARVTDFELPAGAERKDWPAYPKQDWGWVHTSLLGTFTRDLRTSFYSGPSEQSKQIVIEEEYELKILFLGCRGSWLNVRVPGKHKGPLWVKQEDTCPLAWTTCP is encoded by the coding sequence GTGAAAGCTCTATCTGTGTTCTTATTCTGCCTGTTGCTACCCGGCGTAATGATCGCTGCGCCTGAGCCCTCCAACCAGTGTAAGGTCTACGTTGCAGTGCTTGATGAAGACCCTGCTGGCCTTAACGTCCGCAAGTCGCCAGGGGGCGCCATTATCGGTACGTTACCAGAGCAGAGTTCTTTCACAGTGGTTGAAATCCGCGGAAAGTGGGCCCGGGTGACGGACTTTGAACTGCCTGCTGGCGCTGAACGAAAGGACTGGCCTGCGTATCCGAAGCAGGACTGGGGATGGGTTCATACGTCACTTCTCGGAACTTTTACAAGAGATCTTCGCACATCGTTTTATTCAGGACCGTCTGAACAATCGAAGCAAATCGTCATCGAAGAAGAATATGAGCTTAAAATCCTTTTCCTGGGATGTCGTGGATCATGGCTGAACGTCAGAGTGCCAGGAAAGCATAAGGGCCCACTCTGGGTTAAGCAGGAAGATACCTGCCCTCTGGCCTGGACTACGTGTCCCTGA
- the phnD gene encoding phosphate/phosphite/phosphonate ABC transporter substrate-binding protein, with product MSWLRNSSHRESAPVSVRLSIIPLLSLLALMASIGCGGNSGGFSEPTFDERTEMPKAADDSNALRFGAASMENPIELSESYYPLLKELSEKLGRPVRFVPLKNNEELMQAIMRGQVDLARLGPLVYLNLRDRTDLEVLVRPVKKDGTGSYAVIAVRNDTPMKTLQQLRGKSIALGDPKSTYSNIMPRKMLRDAGVGMGELSSVGMLGSMDNCAQNVLNGAYVAGAMSDSIYEKFRTRAIGLRILARSEDLPGEPIVARSALGAATIDQVRRALLSVRDPEVLHAISPGQEAYVPAAPGDYDRFKAFE from the coding sequence ATGTCCTGGCTTCGGAACTCATCCCATCGCGAGTCGGCACCGGTTTCGGTCCGCCTCAGTATCATCCCCCTGCTTTCCCTGCTCGCCTTGATGGCCTCCATCGGCTGCGGCGGAAACAGCGGAGGGTTTTCGGAGCCTACGTTTGATGAGCGAACAGAAATGCCGAAGGCAGCCGACGACTCCAATGCGCTGCGTTTTGGAGCCGCCTCTATGGAAAATCCGATCGAGCTGTCGGAGTCCTATTATCCTCTGCTGAAAGAGCTTTCAGAGAAGCTCGGTCGCCCGGTGCGCTTTGTGCCTCTTAAGAATAACGAGGAACTCATGCAGGCCATCATGCGCGGACAGGTCGATCTGGCCAGGCTCGGTCCGCTTGTTTATTTGAATCTGCGCGACCGCACCGATCTTGAGGTGCTTGTACGGCCCGTGAAGAAAGACGGAACGGGAAGCTATGCCGTCATCGCCGTGCGAAATGACACGCCTATGAAAACGCTACAGCAGCTGCGAGGCAAGAGCATCGCGCTTGGCGATCCGAAATCCACGTATTCAAATATCATGCCCCGTAAGATGTTGCGCGATGCCGGCGTCGGCATGGGCGAATTGAGCTCCGTCGGTATGCTCGGCAGTATGGATAACTGCGCACAGAACGTACTGAACGGAGCCTACGTCGCCGGAGCGATGAGCGATTCGATCTACGAAAAATTCAGGACGCGAGCCATAGGGCTGCGCATCCTGGCTCGCTCCGAGGACCTACCGGGTGAACCCATCGTTGCGCGCAGCGCGCTTGGAGCTGCGACCATCGATCAGGTGAGGCGTGCGTTGCTTTCCGTGCGTGACCCCGAGGTTCTGCACGCCATTTCGCCTGGTCAGGAGGCCTATGTGCCGGCGGCGCCAGGAGACTACGATCGCTTCAAGGCCTTCGAATGA
- the fba gene encoding class II fructose-bisphosphate aldolase (catalyzes the reversible aldol condensation of dihydroxyacetonephosphate and glyceraldehyde 3-phosphate in the Calvin cycle, glycolysis, and/or gluconeogenesis) encodes MSLVSMRLLLDHAAENNYGVPAFNVNNLEQVLSIMKAAEETESPVILQVSRGARSYAGENFVRHLILAATETWPQIPVCLHQDHGNSPATCYSAIRFGFTSVMMDGSLREDAKTPADFDYNAGVTREVVRVAHKIGVSVEGELGCLGSLETGKGDKEDGHGFEGTLSREQLLTDPSEAEAFVHATRVDALAVAIGTSHGAYKFKQKPTGDVLVISRIKEIHDKIPNTHIVMHGSSSVPEDLRLKINQFGGEIPETYGVPVEEIQKGIKNGVRKINIDTDLRLAWTAAVREVMGTKPSEFDPRTFLKPAMKAMQDVCRDRFVSFGTAGHATKIKQIPVELFAAKYQ; translated from the coding sequence ATGTCCCTTGTTTCCATGCGTTTGCTGCTCGATCATGCAGCGGAGAATAATTACGGCGTTCCCGCCTTCAACGTGAATAATCTCGAACAGGTGCTTTCGATTATGAAAGCGGCTGAAGAGACCGAAAGCCCCGTCATCCTTCAGGTCTCCCGTGGAGCGCGCAGCTATGCAGGCGAGAATTTCGTCCGGCATCTGATCCTGGCCGCCACCGAAACCTGGCCGCAGATTCCGGTCTGCCTTCACCAGGACCACGGCAACTCGCCGGCCACATGCTATTCAGCCATACGTTTCGGCTTCACAAGCGTGATGATGGACGGATCGCTTCGCGAAGATGCAAAGACACCCGCCGACTTTGATTACAACGCAGGCGTCACCCGCGAGGTCGTGCGCGTCGCTCATAAAATCGGCGTCAGCGTCGAAGGCGAACTCGGATGTCTCGGCTCTCTCGAAACGGGTAAAGGCGACAAAGAAGACGGCCACGGCTTCGAAGGAACGCTCAGTCGTGAACAACTGTTAACCGACCCTTCTGAGGCCGAAGCCTTCGTACATGCGACGCGCGTCGATGCCCTGGCCGTCGCCATCGGCACAAGCCACGGCGCCTACAAATTCAAACAGAAGCCTACGGGCGACGTGCTGGTTATCTCCCGTATTAAAGAGATCCATGATAAGATCCCGAACACTCATATCGTCATGCACGGTTCTTCTTCGGTTCCTGAAGATCTGCGTTTGAAGATCAATCAATTCGGAGGAGAGATCCCCGAAACCTACGGCGTACCCGTCGAAGAGATTCAGAAAGGCATCAAAAACGGCGTGCGCAAGATCAACATCGATACCGACCTGCGACTTGCCTGGACGGCGGCGGTGCGCGAAGTCATGGGCACAAAGCCTTCGGAGTTTGATCCGCGCACCTTCCTCAAGCCGGCGATGAAGGCCATGCAGGATGTCTGCCGCGATCGCTTCGTCTCGTTCGGCACGGCCGGTCATGCGACGAAGATCAAACAGATTCCGGTCGAGCTATTCGCCGCGAAATATCAATAA
- a CDS encoding cyclic nucleotide-binding domain-containing protein: MAVIEVAPGVTVCQTAERNVLFGCPPEVIKHLMLKGIKSPDVIVLPDTPYRFDVLQNCTEFPLYSFLFVEGNFRSGKKLTIVGTPLHIKANRKLLRLTLLGPTRKEYAELGDSHWFDELYRESRAMAVKDPSGREFIIDDFVDFVPFVDGIATLADGTKIEHTGKDRYRLAGEEIDVNFDEPQQPPYDLRSDFITPIPMRLGVTVLGGASGFIADKPCSSILLQYNSEYMLVDCPPYLEQALNARGVSFSEIRSIYLTHIHDDHCNIYPLLRLSNKVQLLATKEIFWMAMMKLSLQTLMPVEHLSAMFDFVEVKPYEVTEFYGMSITPHYTVHSIPTIGATFRMKDGTTTRSVVFIGDNKAFKDIEGMVAQGIVRKEKFDALKSLYTDRHDILFADGGQGILHGDPRDALHSQSDRIVFMHLESLPTEFDATFSHAVAGKRYPIIPGSHDSYLIRTMQILGDSFRNMSHGWSTALMNSFQIQTFNSGDVIFKQGETSRGLIYIILAGTVSVMVHDGRKLTERTRKEAGDFVGEMAVLDENKVRSASIVARTPVALCAIDEKLFHEFLIDENRVEEMQHLWKVRSEIERYWPFADFADNVNDRIARNCVRLRVAEGETLVEQGKTDADFYIILSGEFSVTRNGVEVNVIRGGDMFGEYGSLANTVRNATVRALKDSIVIRIARGEIRKIVESAPIFHFSMREIMTKRMRELKSIDQTGVVQPEAV; this comes from the coding sequence ATGGCAGTGATTGAAGTGGCTCCTGGCGTAACCGTATGCCAGACGGCTGAACGAAACGTACTCTTCGGATGTCCTCCCGAGGTGATCAAACATCTCATGCTTAAAGGCATCAAGAGCCCCGATGTGATCGTGCTGCCCGATACTCCGTATCGCTTCGACGTCTTACAGAACTGCACCGAGTTCCCGCTCTATTCTTTCCTATTTGTCGAGGGTAACTTTCGCAGCGGCAAGAAGCTGACCATCGTCGGCACGCCGCTTCACATCAAGGCCAACCGCAAACTGCTGCGACTGACGCTGCTCGGGCCGACCCGAAAGGAGTATGCCGAGCTAGGCGATTCGCACTGGTTTGACGAACTCTACCGCGAATCGCGCGCCATGGCCGTTAAAGATCCGTCAGGCCGCGAGTTCATTATAGACGACTTCGTGGATTTCGTTCCCTTCGTCGATGGAATCGCGACCCTCGCAGACGGTACAAAAATCGAGCATACGGGAAAGGATCGGTATCGCCTTGCCGGCGAAGAGATCGACGTAAACTTCGACGAACCGCAGCAGCCTCCTTACGATCTGCGCAGCGACTTCATCACGCCGATACCCATGCGGCTCGGCGTAACGGTGCTCGGCGGGGCCTCGGGCTTTATCGCCGACAAGCCCTGCTCGTCGATTCTCTTACAGTATAACTCAGAGTATATGCTCGTCGACTGTCCACCCTATCTGGAGCAGGCGCTCAATGCGCGCGGAGTCTCTTTCTCAGAGATTCGATCCATTTACCTGACGCATATTCACGACGATCACTGCAACATCTATCCGCTTCTGAGGCTATCAAACAAGGTACAGCTGCTCGCCACCAAAGAGATCTTCTGGATGGCGATGATGAAGCTATCGCTTCAGACCCTGATGCCCGTCGAGCATCTTTCGGCCATGTTTGATTTCGTAGAAGTGAAGCCCTATGAGGTGACCGAATTCTACGGTATGTCCATCACGCCGCATTATACGGTGCATTCGATACCGACGATCGGCGCCACCTTTCGTATGAAAGACGGCACGACCACGCGAAGCGTCGTATTTATCGGCGACAACAAAGCCTTCAAAGACATCGAAGGCATGGTAGCGCAGGGAATCGTGCGCAAAGAGAAGTTCGACGCATTAAAGAGCCTGTACACGGATCGACACGACATCCTCTTTGCCGACGGCGGACAGGGAATTCTGCACGGTGATCCGCGCGACGCCCTGCATTCGCAATCCGATCGTATCGTCTTCATGCATCTGGAAAGCCTGCCCACAGAATTCGACGCCACATTCTCGCATGCGGTGGCGGGAAAGCGTTATCCGATTATTCCGGGAAGCCACGATTCCTATCTGATCCGCACTATGCAGATCCTCGGCGACTCCTTTCGGAACATGTCGCATGGCTGGAGCACCGCTCTGATGAACAGCTTCCAGATCCAGACCTTCAATTCAGGGGATGTCATCTTCAAGCAGGGCGAAACATCTCGCGGTCTGATCTACATTATCCTGGCCGGCACCGTCAGCGTCATGGTGCACGACGGACGCAAACTCACAGAACGCACGCGCAAAGAGGCCGGCGACTTCGTGGGGGAGATGGCCGTGCTGGACGAGAACAAGGTGCGTTCGGCCTCCATCGTCGCACGTACACCCGTTGCCCTCTGTGCCATCGACGAGAAACTCTTTCACGAATTTCTGATCGATGAAAATCGCGTCGAAGAGATGCAGCATCTGTGGAAGGTGCGATCCGAAATCGAGCGCTACTGGCCTTTCGCCGATTTTGCCGATAACGTCAACGATCGCATCGCCCGCAACTGTGTGCGCCTGCGCGTCGCCGAAGGCGAGACGCTCGTCGAACAGGGAAAAACCGACGCCGATTTTTATATTATCCTCTCAGGGGAGTTCAGCGTTACCCGCAACGGAGTCGAGGTGAACGTCATACGAGGCGGCGATATGTTCGGCGAATACGGCTCGCTGGCCAACACCGTTCGCAATGCCACCGTCCGTGCGCTTAAAGACAGCATCGTTATCCGCATCGCACGGGGAGAGATCCGCAAGATCGTCGAATCGGCGCCCATCTTTCACTTCAGCATGCGTGAGATCATGACGAAACGCATGCGTGAGTTGAAGAGCATTGATCAGACGGGCGTCGTCCAGCCGGAGGCCGTGTGA